AAAAACAGAAACCGAATTTTATAAAAACCAAACCGATGAATAACTTAGAAATTTTCAACAAAGTATGCGGGCAGTCGTCTAAGTTAGTGACTGAAAAATACAGCACCTCCTTTTCCCGGGCTTCTACCCTTTTTCAGCCTGAAATCCGTCAGCACATTTACAACATTTATGGTTTTGTACGTTTCGCAGACGAAATTGTAGATACCTTTCACGACTATGATAAAGCCAAACTTCTGGAGGAATTTGAGCAGAATTACCGTTCGGCACTCGAAAACGGCATATCTCTGAATCCAATTTTACAGTCTTTCTGTTTAACCCAAAGAGAGAAAAATATTCCTCAACATTTGGTTGATGCGTTTTTACATTCCATGAAAATGGATTTGGGCGACATCAAAAACTTTAATGATGAAAAATATAACGAATACATTTACGGATCTGCCGAAGTGGTTGGTTTAATGTGTCTGAAAGTTTTTGTAGACGGAAATGTGGAAGAATACGACAGATTAAAACCTTATGCGCAGAGTTTGGGTGCGGCATTTCAGAAGATCAATTTTTTACGCGACATCAGTGCAGATTTTAATGATTTAAACAGAATGTATTTCCCGAATGTGGATTTCAGTAGGTTTAGTTCGCAGGCAAAGCAGCAGATTGAAGCGGATATTGCCAAAGATTTCGCCCATGCATTTATCGGGATTAAAATGCTTCCGATTTCGAGCAGGATTGCCGTATTTATGGCGTATAAATATTATATTAATTTGTTTAAGAAAATCCGCAAGACAAAACCTGAACTACTTCTCACGAAAAGAATCAGAGTTTCAAACGCCAGAAAAATTTACCTTTTCGGCGAAATGATGCTCAACAAAAACTTCAACTTAGTCTGAGATTTTAAGATGAAAAAAATATTCTTCACCCTTTTTTGTTGTTTTACCATGATGATAGACGCGCAGGATTTATCGGACTTCAGGCTTCTTCTTCAAAGAGGAGAAAATTCTGAGAGCGCTACAAAAATCCTGATCAACAACTCAAAAGAAACTTATACAAAAACTAAAAAACCTATTTACGAAGCCTTTTATGCTGTCGGAAATTTCTTTATGGCGAAACATGCCGTGAATCCCTGGAACAAACTTTCGTATTTCAACAAGGGAAAAAAAGCGCTGGATAATGCCGTAAGCAAAGATCCAAGTAATCTGGAAATCCGTTTTATGAGGTATATCTCGCAGGAACAGACACCAGCTTTTCTGGGCTACAATAAAGATTTGAAAACCGACAAAAACTTTATCTTAGCCGAATACAAAAAATCGAAAGACGAGGATTTGAACAAAAGAATCAAAATGCATTTAAAACTGTAACAAATGGACGCTCTACTTTATATAATGATTACACTAGTGGTTTTCGTCTCAATGGAAGGGGTTACCTGGCTCACCCACAAATACATTATGCATGGTTTGGGCTGGTATTTTCACGAAGATCACCACCAGCCTGGATACCCTCATATTTTCGAAAAAAACGATTTCTTTTTCGTGGTTTTCGCTATCCCGAGTATGCTGCTGTTTTACTTCGGAACACGTGGCGAAATCAACTGGATGTTTTTCGTAGGACTGGGAATATTATTATACGGAATGGGCTACTTTTTAGTGCATGATGTATTGATTCACCGTCGTTTTAAATGGTTCGACAAGACCAATAACTGGTATTTCAGAGGATTGAGAAAAGCTCACAAAATACATCACAAACATTTGGGAAAAGAAGAAGGCGAATGCTTCGGGATGCTCTTCGTTCCGTTGAAATATTTCCGCGAAGCCAAATTATCAACTTCATAAAATTTAAATCTTGCAGTCGTATTATTATTTATTACTCGATATTCTGAGCTTTTCTATTCCTTTTCTCTTCAGTTTCGAGCGGAAAAGAATGCACTTCATTCAGTACTGGAAAGCTTTTTTCTCAGCAATTTTACTGGTCGGATTATTCTTTATCGCCTGGGATATTTATTTCACCTACACTAAAGTTTGGGGATTTAATGATGAATATTTAATCGGAGTACGGATTTTCCAAATGCCGCTGGAAGAATACCTTTTCTTCCTGCTCATTCCTTATGCCAGCGTCTTCATTCATTATTCGCTTGAATATTTTATTCCTAAAATAATTTTGAATGAAAGCATCACGAAATTCATTACCTACATCCTATTTGTCGTGAGTTTCGCAGTCGCGGTATTCAACTATGATAAAATCTACACCGTTTGCAGTTTCGGACTTTTTGCTTTGCTCATGCTGCTCCAGATCATTTATAAATGGAAAGATGCGCAAAGATTTTATCTGAGTTTTATTGTGATTTATATTCCGTTTTATTTTGTCAATAATGCGTTGACCGGGAATTACTCCGAAAATCCGGTTGTATTTTATGACGACACCGAAAACCTTGGAATACGCGTAGGAACCATGCCTTTGGAAGACAGTTTTTACTGTTTCACACTTTTGTACAGTATTGTTTTGGTTTTTGAATTTTTTAAAAGAAAATGGAATTATCCACCAGCACCAATCAGGAATTATGGACATTAAAATCACTAAACAGTCTGGAATTTACACGCTGACTTCCGAACAGATTCTCCCGATTTCTTTGGAAAAAGCCTGGGAATTTTTCACCGTTCCAACAAATCTTGATAAGATTACGCCGGATGAGATGAATTTTCGCATCACTAATAATCCCGGCTCAGAAACCTATCAGGGACAAATCATCACCTATAAAATCGGAATTTTTCCTTTTGTAAAAAGCAACTGGATTACTGAAATTACCCATTTCGTAAAAGAGAAGTTTTTTGTAGATGAACAGCGATTCGGACCTTATGCGATGTGGCATCATGAACATCATTTCGAAGAAACGCCGGACGGAAAAGTAAAAATGACCGACATCGTGAATTTTAAGATGCCTTTCGGGATTTTTGGCGACTTAATTGCTGGGACACCCGTTAGAAACAAAGTAAAATTCATTTTTGAAAGCCGCTACCGGATTCTGGAAAAAATAATTATCTGATGAAAATCTTTCTCACCGGCGTTACAGGCTACATTGGCAAACGGCTTCTCATCCAATTATTGGAAGAAGGTCATACCGTGGTTTGCTCTGTGAGGGACAGAAAAAGATTCAGCACAAGACTTTTTCAGAACCATCTTCACCAGATAGAGATAGTTGAAAATGATTTTCTGGATGATTCGACACTGGAAAATATTCCCAAAGATATTGATCACGCTTATTATCTGATTCATTCTATGTCTTCAGATGATGGCGACTTTGAGGAAAAAGAAAAAATTTCTGCAGAAAATTTTAAATATGCCCTCGAAGGATCTGCAGTGAAACAGGTAATTTTTCTTACCGGAATTATTAACGAAGAAAAACTTTCAAAACATCTTCAGTCGAGAAAAAATGTTGAAGAGGCGCTGAAAAGTGAAAAGTATGCATTAACGAGTCTCCGTGCAGGAATTATCGTGGGCTCAGGCAGCGCTTCTTTCGAAATCATCCGTGATCTGGTTGAGAAACTTCCGGTGATGGTTGCGCCAAAATGGCTGAAAACGAAATGTCAGCCAATTGCCATCCGGAACGTAATACAGTTTCTGGTGGGCGTTTTAGGCAAAGATTTCACTTATAACAAAAATTACGACATCGCCGGAACAGATATTCTAACCTATAAAGAAATGTTGCTGCAATATTCCGAAGTGCGTGGCCTGAAAAGAAGCGTGTTCACCGTACCTGTGATGACACCAAAACTATCGTCGTACTGGCTTTATTTTATTACCAGCACCAGCTACTCTTTGGCGCAAAACCTCGTCGATAGTATGAAAATTGATGTAATCGCCAAAAAGAATACATTAGCCCAAGATCTGGGAATCAAGTTATTTTCCTATAAAGAAGCGATCGGGCTGGCGTTCGACAAAATTAAACAGAATGACGTGCTTTCCAGTTGGTACGATTCGTTTTCAAGCCCTTTTCATGCGAGAAATGTATGGCAATATCTGGAAGTTCCTTCCAAAGGCTGTTTTAAAGATATCCGCGAAATGAAAGTGGATTCTGAAGAGTTAGCCACAGAAAGAATTTTCAGCATCGGAGGGAAAACCGGCTGGTATTACGCAGATTTCCTCTGGAAAATCCGTGGATTTTTAGATAAACTTTTTGGCGGCGTAGGACTCCGGCGTGGACGAAGAAACATGAATGCTCTGGAAGCTGGTGATTCTGTAGATTTCTGGCGCGTTTTGTATGCCGACAAAGATGAAAAACGCTTACTTTTATTCGCTGAAATGAAAGTTCCCGGCGAAGCCTGGCTCGAGTTTAAAATTAAAGACGGAATTCTTCATCAGGAAGCCACGTTCCGCCCGCTTGGTTTATCAGGAAGATTATACTGGTATTCTGTACTTCCTTTTCACGGATTGATTTTCAACGGAATGCTGAGAAAACTGGCAGGAAAATAAATTATTCTACGGCCACCGAGTCATCACCGCGCCCGTCAGCAACTGCTACCGCATTTCCTTTTTCATCAATCACAATCATTTCGGTTCTGCCGATCTGGGAAACCTTTTCGATCTTGTAATTCATCTTTTCGAGATTCTGAATGGTGGTTTCAGGAAAATGATTTTCAACCATAACACTTTCAGGAAGCCACTGGTGGTGAAACTTTGGTGCATTCACGGTCATTCCCGGGCTCAGTTTGAAATCGACAACATTTACAATCGACTGATAAACCGATGTAGGGATCGTAGTTCCACCCGGAGTACCTACAATAATAAAAGGTTTTCCGTTCTTCATCACAATCGTGGGCGTCATTGAACTTAGCATTCTTTTTCCCGGTTTTATTGAATTAGCTTCGCCGCCTACCGCACCGAACATATTAGGAACACCCGGTTTAACAGAGAAATCGTCCATTTCGTTGTTCAGGAAAAATCCCGCGCCGGAAACTACAACTTTGCTTCCGTACAAACCGTTAAGCGTTGTTGTTACAGCGACCGCGTTTCCTTCTTTATCGATCACCGAGATATGAGTGGTTTCCGTAGATTCTTTGGGTTGCGGAATGATTTTGCCTACTTCAGCACTTGGCGTCGCAAGATTTTTATTGAAACTTTTCCAACGGTTTCTAAGGTATTCATCTGAGATTAGCATAGACGTTTTGTCTGTGATAAAATCCGGGTCGCCCATAAATTCTGCGCGGTCTGCAAACGCACGTCTTTCCGCTTCCACCATAATCTGAACTGCTTCTGTTGAATTCTGCTGGTATTTTTCAAGATTTTCATAACCCGCCATTTTCAGCATTTGAGCAAGTAAAATTCCGCCGCTTGACGGCAAAGGCATGGATACGATTTCATTTCCTTTGTAATCAAAAACAATGGGTTTTCTTTCCGCGACTTTATAGTTTTTAAGATCGTTTATAGTGATGATTCCGTTTCCGCGCTTCATTTCGGCAACGATTAATTCAGCTGTTTTTCCTTCGTAGAAACCTTTTACACCGTTTTTCTGAATCAGTTTCAGCGTTTCTGCCAAATCCTTCTGAATCAGGATATCTCCCT
The window above is part of the Kaistella faecalis genome. Proteins encoded here:
- a CDS encoding phytoene/squalene synthase family protein produces the protein MNNLEIFNKVCGQSSKLVTEKYSTSFSRASTLFQPEIRQHIYNIYGFVRFADEIVDTFHDYDKAKLLEEFEQNYRSALENGISLNPILQSFCLTQREKNIPQHLVDAFLHSMKMDLGDIKNFNDEKYNEYIYGSAEVVGLMCLKVFVDGNVEEYDRLKPYAQSLGAAFQKINFLRDISADFNDLNRMYFPNVDFSRFSSQAKQQIEADIAKDFAHAFIGIKMLPISSRIAVFMAYKYYINLFKKIRKTKPELLLTKRIRVSNARKIYLFGEMMLNKNFNLV
- a CDS encoding sterol desaturase family protein, whose protein sequence is MDALLYIMITLVVFVSMEGVTWLTHKYIMHGLGWYFHEDHHQPGYPHIFEKNDFFFVVFAIPSMLLFYFGTRGEINWMFFVGLGILLYGMGYFLVHDVLIHRRFKWFDKTNNWYFRGLRKAHKIHHKHLGKEEGECFGMLFVPLKYFREAKLSTS
- a CDS encoding lycopene cyclase domain-containing protein gives rise to the protein MQSYYYLLLDILSFSIPFLFSFERKRMHFIQYWKAFFSAILLVGLFFIAWDIYFTYTKVWGFNDEYLIGVRIFQMPLEEYLFFLLIPYASVFIHYSLEYFIPKIILNESITKFITYILFVVSFAVAVFNYDKIYTVCSFGLFALLMLLQIIYKWKDAQRFYLSFIVIYIPFYFVNNALTGNYSENPVVFYDDTENLGIRVGTMPLEDSFYCFTLLYSIVLVFEFFKRKWNYPPAPIRNYGH
- a CDS encoding SRPBCC family protein, translating into MDIKITKQSGIYTLTSEQILPISLEKAWEFFTVPTNLDKITPDEMNFRITNNPGSETYQGQIITYKIGIFPFVKSNWITEITHFVKEKFFVDEQRFGPYAMWHHEHHFEETPDGKVKMTDIVNFKMPFGIFGDLIAGTPVRNKVKFIFESRYRILEKIII
- a CDS encoding SDR family oxidoreductase; the encoded protein is MKIFLTGVTGYIGKRLLIQLLEEGHTVVCSVRDRKRFSTRLFQNHLHQIEIVENDFLDDSTLENIPKDIDHAYYLIHSMSSDDGDFEEKEKISAENFKYALEGSAVKQVIFLTGIINEEKLSKHLQSRKNVEEALKSEKYALTSLRAGIIVGSGSASFEIIRDLVEKLPVMVAPKWLKTKCQPIAIRNVIQFLVGVLGKDFTYNKNYDIAGTDILTYKEMLLQYSEVRGLKRSVFTVPVMTPKLSSYWLYFITSTSYSLAQNLVDSMKIDVIAKKNTLAQDLGIKLFSYKEAIGLAFDKIKQNDVLSSWYDSFSSPFHARNVWQYLEVPSKGCFKDIREMKVDSEELATERIFSIGGKTGWYYADFLWKIRGFLDKLFGGVGLRRGRRNMNALEAGDSVDFWRVLYADKDEKRLLLFAEMKVPGEAWLEFKIKDGILHQEATFRPLGLSGRLYWYSVLPFHGLIFNGMLRKLAGK
- the ggt gene encoding gamma-glutamyltransferase; the encoded protein is MKKALVLLLISSNFVFAQFTDINIVKEIRTKDKGLVVSAHPLASEAGAKVMKIGGNAFDAVIAAQYALAVVYPQAGNIGGGGFLVGVKSNGEKLTIDFRETAPAKASRDMYLDKKGNANTDLSQNGRLAVGIPGSVAGFYATLKHAKLPMSELIQPAIDLAEQGFAITEKEANLLNKQMQYFNEHNKIQTVFQKKNAWKQGDILIQKDLAETLKLIQKNGVKGFYEGKTAELIVAEMKRGNGIITINDLKNYKVAERKPIVFDYKGNEIVSMPLPSSGGILLAQMLKMAGYENLEKYQQNSTEAVQIMVEAERRAFADRAEFMGDPDFITDKTSMLISDEYLRNRWKSFNKNLATPSAEVGKIIPQPKESTETTHISVIDKEGNAVAVTTTLNGLYGSKVVVSGAGFFLNNEMDDFSVKPGVPNMFGAVGGEANSIKPGKRMLSSMTPTIVMKNGKPFIIVGTPGGTTIPTSVYQSIVNVVDFKLSPGMTVNAPKFHHQWLPESVMVENHFPETTIQNLEKMNYKIEKVSQIGRTEMIVIDEKGNAVAVADGRGDDSVAVE